A region from the Lolium perenne isolate Kyuss_39 chromosome 4, Kyuss_2.0, whole genome shotgun sequence genome encodes:
- the LOC127293452 gene encoding target of rapamycin complex subunit LST8 — protein MAQPSVILATASYDHTIRFWEAKSGRCYRTIQYPDSQVNRLEITPDKRFLAAAGNSHIRLFDVNSNSAQPVISYDSHTSNVMAVGFHCDGNWMYSGSEDGTVRIWDLRTATCQREYESRAAVNTVVLHPNQKELISGDQNGNIRVWDLAANSCSCELVPEVDTAVRSLTVMWDGSMVVAANNRGTCYVWRLLKGTQTITSFEPLHKLQAHDGYILKCLLSPEFCDPNRYLATASSDHTVKIWNVDGFKLERTLVGHQRWVWDCVFSVDGAYLITASSDTTARLWTMSTGEAIRVYQGHHKATVCCALHDGAESAPS, from the exons ATGGCTCAACCTTCTGTCATTCTAGCGACTGCAAGTTATGATCACACAATCAGATTTTGGGAAGCCAAGAGTGGCCGCTGTTACCGCACCATTCAGTATCCAGACTCG CAAGTCAATCGCCTTGAGATAACCCCAGACAAGCGATTCTTAGCTGCTGCTGGCAATTCCCATATCCGCCTTTTTGATGTTAACTCAAATAGCGCACAACCG GTAATTAGCTATGATTCGCATACTAGTAATGTGATGGCCGTGGGATTCCATTGTGATGGCAACTGGATGTACTCGGGTTCTGAAGACGGCACTGTGAGAATATGGGACTTGAG GACTGCCACTTGCCAACGAGAATATGAAAGTCGTGCAGCGGTCAACACCGTGGTCCTGCACCCCAATCAG AAAGAACTAATATCTGGCGATCAGAACGGAAACATTCGTGTCTGGGATTTGGCTGCTAATTCATGCAGCTGTGAGTTG GTACCAGAGGTTGATACAGCTGTAAGATCTCTGACAGTCATGTGGGATGGGAGTATGGTTGTAGCTGCAAATAACCGCGGGACATGCTATGTTTGGCGCTTACTTAAGGGCACTCAG ACAATCACCAGCTTTGAGCCACTCCATAAGCTGCAAGCCCATGATGGCTACATTCTGAAGTGCCTGCTTTCACCTGAATTTTGTGACCCTAACAG GTATCTCGCAACTGCATCATCAGACCACACTGTAAAGATTTGGAATGTGGATGGCTTCAAGTTGGAACGCACTTTAGTTG GTCATCAGCGTTGGGTCTGGGACTGTGTATTCTCAGTAGATGGTGCTTATTTGATAACTG CTTCCTCTGATACAACCGCAAGATTGTGGACGATGTCAACCGGAGAGGCCATCAGGGTGTACCAGGGGCACCACAAGGCAACCGTCTGCTGTGCTCTCCATGACGGGGCTGAATCGGCGCCCTCATAA
- the LOC127293453 gene encoding ubiquitin-conjugating enzyme 15 isoform X2, with product MTSSSSPSRKMLSKIACNRLQKELAEWQASPPGGFNYKVSDNLQRWVIEVSGAEGTLYAGEKYQLQVDFPEHYPMEAPQVIFMNPAPMHPHIYSNGHICLDILYDSWSPAMTVSSVCISILSMLSSSPAKERPADNDRYVRNCRNGRSPKETRWWFHDDKV from the exons ATGACGAGCTCCTCCTCCCCTTCCCGGAAG ATGCTGAGCAAGATCGCCTGCAATCGGCTCCAGAAGGAGCTCGCCGAGTGGCAGGCCAGCCCTCCCGGCGGCTTCAACTACAAGGTCTCCGACAACCTCCAGAG GTGGGTCATCGAGGTGTCCGGGGCGGAGGGGACGCTCTATGCTGGCGAGAAGTACCAGCTGCAGGTGGACTTCCCGGAGCACTATCCCATGGAGGCTCCGCAG GTTATTTTCATGAATCCGGCGCCGATGCATCCGCATATTTACAGCAACGGGCACATCTGTCTAG ATATATTGTATGACTCATGGTCGCCAGCAATGACGGTCAGTTCTGTATGCATCAGCATCTTGTCTATGTTGTCAAGTTCACCAGCGAAG GAACGCCCAGCCGATAATGACCGCTATGTCAGGAACTGCCGCAACGGAAGGTCTCCAAAGGAGACCAGGTGGTGGTTTCATGATGACAAAGTGTGA
- the LOC127293454 gene encoding wall-associated receptor kinase 4-like, producing the protein MMIGLPACSTTCGNVSVPYPFGMGPRRCYHSPGFNLTCDYPSNGKPPRLLLGDGAFEVIHISLENNTMRVASLGLQDINVSDSGGRYSWSLGGVPLPFILEQFSNEFILSGCNVQATLLANGSIVSGCASFCALTVETQILGLYEHDGSKTCSNIGCCQSSILMGYEAYDVELKRLDRGLPVENLMNSGVDVLIAEAGWFDEKLAMDLHSPNLEFVSRRKTGLLVPVILHWAVPHGEAFTDYDKRPCPADAARATCKSVNSQCRYVGQSTLRGYSCQCKEGYDGNPYITAGCQDINECDRKEEHRCFGDCEELPGTFRCRCPEGFQGNYTIPGGCFKSVNPGHSGLIIGLSVASGPCMLVLVLGTLLIIRELKQRKAKALRRKFFTQNRGQLLKQLVSHRSDIAERMVIPLEELQKATNNFDQTRRLGGGGHGTVYKGILSDLHVVAIKKSNIVVKREIDEFINEVAILSQINHRNIVKLHGCCLESEVPLLAYEFISNGTLSDHLHTEAPRSLPWEERLRITTEIGKALAYLHSAVTIPVIHRDIKPCNILLDDALTAKVSDFGASRYILVDQTGVVATTAVQGTIGYLDPMYYYTGQLTESSDVYSFGVLIVELLTRRKPSLYISSEGDGLVMQFVTLLAEGNLAKILDPQVVEEGGNEVKEVATLAMSCLKLRTHERPTMRQVEMALEALQTPKEVCNGSSVI; encoded by the exons ATGATGATAGGGCTGCCGGCCTGCAGCACCACCTGCGGTAACGTGAGTGTGCCGTACCCGTTCGGCATGggccctcgtcgctgctaccactCCCCGGGGTTCAACCTCACCTGCGACTACCCAAGCAATGGCAAGCCCCCGCGGCTGCTTCTCGGCGACGGCGCATTCGAGGTCATCCATATCTCCCTCGAAAACAACACAATGCGCGTCGCTAGCCTCGGACTGCAAGACATCAACGTGAGCGACTCCGGCGGCCGGTACAGCTGGAGCCTCGGTGGGGTGCCACTGCCGTTCATCCTCGAGCAGTTCAGCAACGAGTTCATCCTCTCTGGGTGCAATGTGCAGGCGACGCTGCTGGCGAACGGGAGCATCGTCAGTGGATGCGCCTCTTTCTGCGCACTCACCGTGGAGACGCAGATCTTGGGGCTGTACGAGCACGACGGCAGTAAGACCTGTTCCAACATCGGCTGCTGCCAGTCGTCTATCCTAATGGGTTACGAGGCCTACGACGTTGAGCTCAAACGGCTAGACCGAGGCCTGCCGGTAGAGAACCTGATGAATAGCGGCGTGGACGTGCTGATCGCCGAGGCGGGTTGGTTTGACGAGAAACTGGCCATGGATCTGCATTCCCCAAACCTAGAGTTTGTCTCGCGGAGGAAGACCGGTCTGCTGGTCCCCGTGATACTACACTGGGCGGTGCCGCATGGTGAAGCATTCACTGACTACGACAAGCGACCATGCCCTGCCGACGCAGCCCGGGCCACCTGCAAGAGCGTTAACAGCCAGTGCAGATACGTGGGACAATCTACGCTCAGAGGGTATTCGTGCCAGTGCAAGGAGGGCTACGACGGCAACCCTTACATCACCGCCGGATGTCAAG ATATCAACGAGTGTGATCGGAAAGAAGAACATAGGTGCTTCGGCGACTGTGAGGAATTGCCCGGGACATTCCGGTGCAGATGCCCCGAAGGGTTCCAAGGCAACTACACCATACCCGGCGGCTGCTTCAAGTCCGTGAACCCAG GTCACTCTGGTTTAATCATTGGTCTGTCGGTTGCTAGTGGCCCATGCATGCTAGTTTTGGTTCTTGGCACACTCCTAATAATCCGCGAACTTAAGCAACGCAAGGCAAAGGCATTGAGACGGAAGTTCTTCACTCAAAACCGAGGTCAACTGTTGAAGCAGTTGGTATCTCATAGGTCAGACATCGCAGAGAGGATGGTAATTCCGTTAGAGGAGCTACAAAAGGCCACCAACAATTTTGATCAAACTCGCAGGCTCGGTGGGGGAGGGCATGGCACTGTCTACAAAGGGATATTATCAGACTTGCATGTTGTAGCTATCAAGAAGTCAAATATTGTGGTCAAGAGAGAAATCGACGAATTTATAAATGAGGTTGCCATACTGTCGCAAATTAACCATAGGAATATTGTAAAGCTCCATGGATGCTGTCTTGAGTCAGAAGTCCCCTTACTGGCCTATGAGTTCATCTCCAATGGGACCCTTAGTGACCACCTTCACACGGAAGCACCAAGATCACTACCTTGGGAAGAAAGGTTAAGGATCACAACTGAAATAGGCAAAGCTCTTGCTTACCTCCATTCTGCTGTTACAATCCCTGTAATACATAGAGATATCAAGCCTTGCAACATACTTCTAGACGATGCCTTGACAGCAAAAGTGTCAGACTTCGGAGCTTCAAGGTACATTCTTGTGGATCAAACAGGGGTAGTGGCAACAACTGCGGTGCAAGGAACTATAGGTTACTTAGATCCTATGTACTATTACACAGGACAACTAACGGAAAGTAGCGATGTTTATAGCTTTGGAGTTCTCATCGTTGAATTGCTTACTAGGAGGAAGCCATCTTTGTATATATCTTCAGAAGGCGATGGGCTTGTCATGCAATTTGTTACACTACTTGCAGAAGGCAATCTTGCAAAAATATTGGATCCTCAAGTTGTGGAGGAGGGAGGTAACGAAGTCAAAGAAGTAGCTACTCTAGCTATGTCGTGCTTGAAATTGAGAACACATGAGCGACCAACCATGAGACAAGTGGAGATGGCATTGGAGGCTCTCCAAACACCCAAAGAAGTATGTAATGGCTCCTCAGTGATTTGA